In Enterobacter pseudoroggenkampii, one genomic interval encodes:
- a CDS encoding peptidoglycan glycosyltransferase FtsI yields MKAAAKTLKPKRQEEQANFVSWRFALLCGCILLALGFLLGRVAWLQIVAPDMLVRQGDMRSLRVQEVSTSRGMITDRSGRPLAVSVPVKAIWADPKELHDAGGITLDNRWKALADALKMPLDQLSSRVNTNPRGRFIYLARQVNPDMADYIKKLKLPGIHLREESRRYYPSGEVTAHLIGFTNVDSQGIEGVEKSFDKWLTGQPGERIVRKDRYGRVIEDISSTDSQAAHNLALSIDERLQALVYRELNNAVAFNKAESGSAVLVDVNTGEVLAMANSPSYNPNNLTGTQKDIMRNRTITDVFEPGSTVKPMVVMTALQRGIVNENTVLNTIPYRINGHEIKDVARYSELTLTGVLQKSSNVGVSKLALAMPSSALVETYSRFGLGKATNLGLVGERSGLYPQKQRWSDIERATFSFGYGLMVTPLQLARVYATIGSYGVYRPLSITKVDPPVPGERIFPESTVRTVVHMMESVALPGGGGVKAAIKGYRIAIKTGTAKKVGPDGRYINKYIAYTAGVAPASNPRFALVVVINDPQAGKYYGGAVSAPVFGAIMGGVLRTMNIEPDALATGEKSEFVINQGEGTGGRS; encoded by the coding sequence ATGAAAGCAGCGGCAAAAACGCTAAAACCAAAACGTCAGGAAGAACAGGCCAACTTTGTCAGTTGGCGTTTTGCGTTGCTTTGCGGCTGCATTTTACTGGCGCTGGGTTTCCTGCTCGGACGCGTGGCCTGGCTACAAATCGTCGCCCCTGACATGCTGGTACGCCAGGGCGATATGCGCTCTCTGCGCGTCCAGGAAGTGTCGACATCCCGTGGGATGATCACCGACCGCTCGGGTCGTCCGCTGGCGGTGAGCGTGCCGGTGAAGGCTATCTGGGCCGATCCGAAAGAACTGCATGATGCTGGCGGCATCACGCTTGATAACCGATGGAAGGCCCTTGCGGATGCGCTGAAGATGCCGCTGGACCAGTTATCTTCACGCGTGAATACCAACCCGAGAGGGCGCTTTATCTATCTGGCGCGTCAGGTGAATCCTGACATGGCAGACTACATCAAAAAATTGAAGCTGCCGGGGATCCATCTGCGTGAAGAATCCCGCCGGTACTATCCCTCCGGCGAAGTGACTGCTCACCTCATTGGCTTTACTAACGTTGATAGCCAGGGGATTGAGGGCGTTGAAAAAAGCTTTGATAAATGGCTGACCGGCCAGCCCGGTGAGCGCATTGTGCGTAAAGACCGCTATGGTCGCGTGATCGAGGATATTTCCTCAACGGACAGCCAGGCAGCACACAACCTTGCGCTGAGTATCGATGAGCGGTTACAGGCGCTGGTTTACCGCGAGCTGAACAACGCCGTGGCCTTTAACAAAGCGGAATCGGGCAGTGCCGTGTTAGTTGATGTCAACACGGGTGAAGTGCTGGCGATGGCCAATAGCCCGTCCTACAACCCTAACAATCTTACCGGTACGCAAAAGGATATTATGCGTAACCGTACCATCACCGACGTGTTCGAACCGGGTTCGACCGTTAAGCCGATGGTCGTCATGACTGCACTTCAGCGCGGTATCGTTAATGAAAATACCGTACTGAATACCATTCCTTACCGAATTAACGGTCACGAAATCAAAGATGTGGCGCGCTACAGCGAATTGACCCTGACCGGGGTGTTACAGAAGTCGAGTAACGTCGGTGTTTCAAAGCTGGCGTTAGCGATGCCGTCCTCAGCGTTAGTAGAGACTTACTCACGTTTTGGGCTTGGAAAGGCGACCAATTTGGGGTTGGTCGGAGAACGCAGTGGCTTATATCCTCAAAAACAACGGTGGTCTGACATAGAGAGGGCCACCTTCTCTTTCGGCTACGGGCTAATGGTGACACCGTTACAGTTAGCGCGAGTCTACGCAACGATCGGCAGCTATGGCGTTTATCGTCCGCTGTCGATTACCAAAGTTGATCCACCGGTTCCCGGTGAACGTATCTTCCCGGAATCGACCGTCCGTACTGTTGTTCATATGATGGAAAGCGTGGCGCTGCCCGGCGGCGGCGGCGTGAAGGCGGCAATCAAAGGTTATCGCATCGCTATCAAGACCGGTACGGCGAAAAAAGTGGGGCCTGATGGCCGCTATATCAACAAATACATTGCCTATACCGCAGGCGTTGCGCCTGCAAGCAATCCGCGTTTTGCGCTGGTGGTCGTGATTAACGATCCACAGGCGGGTAAATACTACGGCGGCGCCGTCTCCGCGCCTGTGTTCGGGGCTATCATGGGCGGCGTGTTACGTACCATGAACATTGAACCGGATGCGCTGGCGACGGGCGAAAAAAGTGAATTTGTAATTAATCAAGGCGAGGGTACAGGTGGCAGATCGTAA
- the ftsL gene encoding cell division protein FtsL: MIGRVTETLSKVKDSLGSNERHALPGVIGDDLLRFGKLPLCLFICIIVTAVTVVTTAHHTRLLTAQREQMVLERDALDIEWRNLILEENALGDHSRVERIATEKLQLQHVDPSQENIVVQK, translated from the coding sequence ATGATCGGCAGAGTGACAGAGACCCTAAGCAAAGTTAAGGATTCGTTAGGAAGCAACGAGCGCCATGCCTTGCCTGGCGTGATCGGCGACGATCTTTTGCGGTTTGGGAAACTGCCACTCTGTCTGTTCATTTGCATCATTGTCACGGCAGTTACGGTGGTGACCACCGCCCACCATACACGTTTATTGACTGCGCAACGCGAGCAGATGGTACTGGAACGCGATGCGCTGGATATTGAATGGCGAAATCTGATCCTTGAAGAAAACGCGCTCGGCGATCATAGCCGGGTTGAACGGATCGCAACGGAAAAGCTGCAGCTGCAGCATGTTGATCCTTCGCAGGAAAATATCGTAGTACAAAAATAA
- the rsmH gene encoding 16S rRNA (cytosine(1402)-N(4))-methyltransferase RsmH yields the protein MMENYKHKTVLLDEAVNGLNIRPDGIYIDGTFGRGGHSRLILSQLGEEGRLLAIDRDPQAIAVAQTINDPRFSIVHGPFSALADYVAERGLTGKIDGILLDLGVSSPQLDDAERGFSFMRDGPLDMRMDPTRGQSAAEWLQTADEADIAWVIKTFGEERFGKRIARAIVERNRIEPMTRTKELAEVIAAATPVKDKHKHPATRTFQAVRIWVNSELEEIELALKSSLDVLAPGGRLSIISFHSLEDRIVKRFMREQSRGPQVPAGLPMTEEQLRKLGGRQLRALGKLMPGEEEVAENPRARSSVLRVAERTNA from the coding sequence ATGATGGAAAATTATAAACATAAAACGGTGTTACTGGACGAGGCCGTAAACGGCCTGAATATTCGTCCGGATGGCATCTACATTGATGGCACGTTTGGTCGCGGTGGTCACTCACGTTTGATTCTCTCCCAGCTTGGAGAGGAAGGACGTCTGCTGGCAATCGATCGCGATCCGCAGGCTATTGCCGTTGCACAGACCATCAATGACCCACGCTTTTCCATCGTGCATGGACCTTTCTCTGCGCTCGCGGATTATGTCGCTGAACGCGGCCTGACGGGCAAGATCGACGGGATTCTTCTCGATCTTGGCGTCTCTTCACCCCAACTTGATGATGCTGAACGTGGTTTCTCCTTTATGCGTGATGGTCCGCTGGACATGCGGATGGACCCGACGCGCGGTCAGTCTGCCGCTGAGTGGCTACAGACCGCTGACGAAGCCGATATTGCATGGGTCATCAAAACGTTCGGCGAAGAGCGCTTTGGCAAACGTATTGCGCGCGCCATCGTCGAGCGCAATCGCATTGAGCCAATGACCCGCACTAAAGAGTTGGCCGAAGTGATCGCGGCGGCGACACCGGTGAAGGATAAGCACAAACATCCCGCGACTCGTACCTTCCAGGCGGTTCGCATCTGGGTAAACAGTGAACTGGAGGAAATAGAGCTGGCGCTAAAAAGCTCGCTCGACGTGCTGGCCCCGGGTGGGCGGTTATCCATCATCAGCTTCCATTCGCTGGAAGACCGTATTGTGAAACGCTTCATGCGTGAACAAAGCCGCGGTCCGCAGGTGCCAGCGGGGCTGCCGATGACGGAAGAACAACTCAGGAAGCTGGGTGGCCGTCAGTTGCGAGCATTAGGCAAGTTGATGCCGGGCGAAGAAGAAGTGGCAGAGAATCCACGCGCCCGTAGTTCAGTGCTGCGTGTTGCAGAGAGGACGAACGCATGA
- the mraZ gene encoding division/cell wall cluster transcriptional repressor MraZ: MFRGATLVNLDSKGRLSVPTRYRDQLIENAAGQMVCTIDINSPCLLLYPLPEWEIIEQKLSRLSSMNPQERRVQRLLLGHASECQMDNAGRLLIAPVLRQHAGLTKEVMLVGQFNKFELWDETTWYQQVKEDIDAEQSDSATLSERLQDLSL, translated from the coding sequence ATGTTCCGTGGAGCTACGTTAGTCAATCTCGACAGCAAAGGGCGTTTATCGGTACCAACCCGATACCGCGACCAGCTGATTGAGAACGCTGCGGGTCAAATGGTTTGCACCATTGACATTAACTCCCCCTGCCTGCTGCTTTACCCCTTGCCTGAATGGGAAATTATTGAGCAAAAGCTGTCGCGACTGTCGAGCATGAACCCGCAGGAACGCCGCGTACAGCGGCTGTTATTGGGACATGCCAGTGAATGTCAGATGGATAACGCAGGGCGATTACTGATTGCCCCTGTGTTGCGGCAACATGCCGGTCTGACCAAAGAAGTGATGCTGGTCGGGCAGTTCAACAAGTTTGAACTGTGGGATGAAACGACCTGGTATCAACAGGTCAAGGAAGATATCGACGCTGAGCAGTCTGATTCCGCGACATTATCGGAACGGCTGCAGGACTTGTCTCTATAA
- the cra gene encoding catabolite repressor/activator, whose protein sequence is MKLDEIARLAGVSRTTASYVINGKAKQYRVSDKTVEKVMAVVREHNYHPNAVAAGLRAGRTRSIGLVIPDLENTSYTRIANYLERQARQRGYQLLIACSEDQPDNEMRCIEHLLQRQVDAIIVSTSLPPEHPFYQRWANDPFPIVALDRALDREHFTSVVGADQDDAEMLAAELRTFPAETVLYLGALPELSVSFLREQGFRTAWKDDPREVHYLYANSYEREAAAQLFEKWLETHPMPQALFTTSFALLQGVMDVTLRREGKLPSDLAIATFGDNELLDFLQCPVLAVAQRHRDVAERVLEIVLASLDEPRKPKPGLTRIKRNLYHRGILSRQK, encoded by the coding sequence GTGAAACTGGATGAAATCGCCCGGCTAGCCGGCGTGTCACGAACAACGGCCAGCTATGTGATTAACGGTAAAGCAAAGCAGTACCGTGTTAGCGACAAGACCGTTGAAAAAGTTATGGCGGTGGTTCGTGAGCATAACTACCATCCGAATGCTGTCGCAGCCGGTCTGCGTGCCGGGCGTACCCGCTCTATTGGTCTGGTGATCCCTGACCTGGAAAACACCAGCTATACCCGTATCGCCAACTATCTTGAACGTCAGGCGCGTCAGCGCGGCTATCAGTTGCTGATTGCCTGCTCAGAAGACCAGCCCGATAACGAGATGCGCTGCATTGAGCATCTGCTCCAGCGTCAGGTGGATGCCATTATCGTGTCGACCTCCTTGCCGCCAGAGCATCCGTTCTACCAGCGCTGGGCGAATGACCCGTTCCCAATTGTGGCGCTGGATCGCGCGCTCGATCGCGAGCATTTCACCAGCGTGGTGGGTGCGGATCAGGATGATGCAGAAATGCTGGCCGCAGAGTTGAGAACGTTCCCCGCGGAAACGGTGCTGTATCTTGGCGCGTTGCCCGAGCTTTCCGTGAGCTTCCTGCGTGAGCAGGGATTCAGAACCGCCTGGAAAGACGATCCGCGCGAGGTTCACTACCTCTATGCCAACAGCTACGAGCGTGAAGCCGCCGCGCAGCTGTTCGAGAAATGGCTGGAAACGCATCCGATGCCTCAGGCGTTGTTCACCACGTCGTTTGCGCTGTTGCAGGGCGTCATGGACGTGACCTTACGCCGGGAAGGTAAACTGCCCTCCGACCTGGCGATTGCCACGTTCGGGGATAACGAGCTGCTCGACTTCCTCCAGTGCCCGGTGCTGGCGGTAGCACAGCGTCACCGCGATGTGGCTGAACGCGTGCTGGAGATTGTGCTGGCAAGCCTGGATGAGCCGCGCAAGCCGAAACCGGGCCTGACGCGTATCAAACGTAATCTCTACCATCGCGGAATTTTAAGCCGCCAAAAATGA
- the ilvN gene encoding acetolactate synthase small subunit — translation MRRILSVLLENESGALSRVIGLFAQRGYNIESLTVAPTEDPTLSRMTIQTVGDAKVLEQIEKQLHKLVDVLRVSELGQGAYVEREVMLVKIQASGYGREEVKRNADIFRGQIIDVTPSLYTVQLVGTSDKLDAFLASVRDVAKIVEVARSGVVGLSRGEKIMR, via the coding sequence ATGCGCCGGATATTATCTGTTTTACTGGAAAACGAGTCTGGCGCACTGTCGCGCGTCATTGGTCTTTTTGCGCAGCGCGGCTATAACATTGAAAGCCTGACCGTTGCCCCGACGGAAGACCCGACGCTGTCGCGCATGACGATCCAAACCGTCGGCGATGCCAAAGTGCTTGAGCAGATTGAGAAACAGCTGCATAAGCTGGTTGATGTGCTGCGCGTGAGCGAGCTGGGGCAGGGGGCCTACGTTGAACGAGAGGTCATGCTGGTGAAAATCCAGGCCAGCGGCTACGGGCGTGAAGAAGTTAAACGCAATGCGGATATTTTCCGCGGACAGATTATTGACGTCACCCCTTCTCTTTATACGGTTCAGCTGGTTGGGACAAGCGACAAGCTGGATGCTTTCCTGGCGTCAGTGCGGGATGTCGCAAAAATTGTCGAGGTCGCGAGATCGGGTGTAGTCGGTCTGTCACGCGGCGAGAAAATCATGCGTTAG
- the ilvI gene encoding acetolactate synthase 3 large subunit, with the protein MEMLSGAEMVVRSLIDQGVKQVFGYPGGAVLDIYDALHTVGGIDHVLVRHEQAAVHMADGLARATGEVGVVLVTSGPGATNAITGIATAYMDSIPLVILSGQVATSLIGYDAFQECDMVGISRPVVKHSFLVKQTEDIPGVLKKAFWLAASGRPGPVVVDLPKDILNPANKLPYVWPESVSMRSYNPTTQGHKGQIKRALQTLLAAKKPVVYVGGGAINSACEVQLRELIEKLNLPVASSLMGLGAFPATHRQALGMLGMHGTYEANMTMHHSDVIFAVGVRFDDRTTNNLAKYCPNATVLHIDIDPTSISKTVAADVPIVGDARQVLEQMLDLLTQESATQPLDEIRDWWQQIEQWRARQCLKYDTQSESNKPQAVIEAVWRLTKGEAYVTSDVGQHQMFAALYYPFDKPRHWINSGGLGTMGFGLPAALGVKLALPNETVVCVTGDGSIQMNIQELSTALQYELPVLVLNLNNGYLGMVKQWQDMIYSGRHSQSYMKSLPDFVRLAEAYGHVGMRVTDPAELEAKLAQALEHVKNNRLVFMDVIVDGTEHVYPMHIRGGGMDEMWLSKTERT; encoded by the coding sequence ATGGAGATGTTGTCTGGCGCGGAAATGGTCGTTCGGTCGCTGATCGATCAGGGCGTAAAGCAAGTGTTCGGCTACCCTGGCGGTGCGGTCCTCGATATTTATGATGCGCTGCATACGGTAGGGGGCATTGACCATGTTCTGGTACGTCACGAGCAGGCGGCGGTGCACATGGCTGACGGCCTGGCGCGTGCGACGGGTGAAGTGGGCGTGGTGTTAGTCACGTCCGGCCCCGGCGCGACAAACGCCATTACCGGCATTGCGACGGCCTATATGGACTCTATCCCGCTGGTGATCCTCTCCGGGCAGGTGGCAACCTCACTGATTGGCTACGATGCTTTTCAGGAGTGCGACATGGTCGGGATTTCGCGTCCCGTTGTGAAGCACAGCTTCCTGGTCAAGCAAACAGAAGACATTCCCGGCGTACTGAAAAAAGCCTTCTGGCTGGCAGCAAGCGGACGCCCGGGACCGGTGGTGGTCGATCTGCCTAAAGATATCCTGAACCCGGCAAACAAGCTGCCTTATGTCTGGCCGGAATCGGTCAGCATGCGCTCTTATAACCCAACAACGCAGGGGCATAAAGGTCAGATCAAGCGGGCATTGCAAACGCTGCTGGCAGCCAAAAAACCGGTGGTCTATGTCGGTGGCGGGGCGATCAACTCTGCCTGCGAAGTCCAGCTCCGTGAACTGATTGAAAAACTTAACCTGCCAGTTGCATCGTCATTGATGGGGCTGGGGGCATTCCCTGCCACCCATCGTCAGGCGCTGGGGATGCTGGGTATGCACGGTACCTATGAAGCCAACATGACGATGCATCATTCCGATGTCATCTTTGCCGTCGGCGTGCGCTTTGACGATCGCACCACCAACAACCTGGCAAAGTATTGCCCGAACGCCACCGTGCTGCACATTGATATCGATCCTACGTCAATTTCAAAAACAGTGGCGGCTGATGTGCCGATCGTCGGTGATGCTCGTCAGGTTCTGGAGCAAATGCTGGACCTGCTGACCCAGGAGAGTGCAACCCAGCCGCTGGATGAGATCCGCGACTGGTGGCAGCAGATTGAACAGTGGCGCGCGCGTCAGTGCCTGAAATATGACACGCAAAGCGAAAGCAATAAGCCGCAGGCGGTCATCGAAGCGGTGTGGCGACTGACGAAAGGTGAAGCGTACGTAACCTCAGACGTAGGGCAGCACCAGATGTTTGCCGCCCTGTATTACCCGTTTGATAAACCGCGACACTGGATCAACTCCGGTGGTTTAGGAACCATGGGCTTTGGTCTGCCTGCCGCGCTGGGCGTGAAGCTGGCGTTGCCGAATGAAACCGTCGTCTGCGTGACCGGTGATGGCAGTATTCAGATGAACATTCAGGAGCTGTCTACCGCGCTGCAATATGAACTGCCGGTACTGGTGCTGAACCTGAATAACGGGTATCTCGGTATGGTGAAGCAGTGGCAGGATATGATCTACTCTGGCCGTCATTCTCAGTCATACATGAAATCGCTGCCGGACTTTGTTCGTCTTGCTGAAGCTTACGGCCATGTAGGCATGCGGGTAACCGATCCGGCTGAGCTGGAAGCGAAGCTCGCGCAAGCGCTTGAGCACGTTAAAAACAACCGCCTCGTCTTTATGGATGTGATTGTTGATGGGACCGAACACGTTTATCCGATGCATATTCGTGGTGGTGGTATGGATGAAATGTGGTTAAGCAAAACGGAGAGAACCTGA
- the leuO gene encoding transcriptional regulator LeuO: MSENNIKKPQATDGIKPQLRTVDLNLLTVFDAVMQEQNITRAAQALGMSQPAVSNAVARLKVMFNDELFVRYGRGIQPTARAFQLFGSIRQALQLVQNELPGSGFEPLSSERVFHLCVCSPLDNYLTSIIYNKVEEIAPNINLVFKSSLNQNTEHQLRYQEIEFVLGYEEFRRPEFSCVPLFKDEMVLVASKKHPRLNSPLLESDVYNEQHAVVALDRYASFSLPWYDTADKQSSVAYQGMAMVSVLNVVSQTQLVAIAPRWLAEEFSDPLNLQILPLPLKLNSRTCYLSWHEAAGRDKGHQWMEELLVGICRR; encoded by the coding sequence GTGTCAGAAAATAATATTAAAAAACCTCAAGCTACTGATGGGATTAAACCGCAGTTACGCACGGTGGATCTTAATCTTCTGACGGTGTTTGATGCTGTCATGCAGGAACAGAATATTACCCGCGCGGCCCAGGCCTTGGGGATGTCACAACCTGCTGTGAGTAATGCCGTTGCCAGGCTTAAGGTCATGTTTAACGACGAATTGTTTGTTCGTTACGGAAGAGGGATCCAGCCTACGGCGCGCGCATTCCAGCTGTTCGGCTCCATCCGCCAGGCGTTGCAGTTGGTACAAAACGAGCTGCCGGGCTCGGGCTTTGAACCCTTAAGCAGCGAGCGCGTATTCCATCTTTGCGTCTGTAGCCCATTAGATAATTATTTAACGTCGATTATTTATAATAAAGTTGAAGAGATCGCACCAAATATCAATCTGGTTTTTAAATCATCCCTGAATCAAAACACGGAACATCAGTTACGCTATCAGGAGATCGAATTCGTTCTGGGGTATGAAGAGTTCCGTCGTCCAGAATTTTCCTGTGTGCCGCTGTTTAAAGATGAAATGGTTCTGGTCGCCAGTAAAAAACATCCGCGCCTGAATTCTCCGCTGCTAGAAAGCGATGTTTATAACGAGCAGCACGCCGTTGTTGCACTCGACAGATATGCTTCCTTTAGCCTGCCGTGGTATGACACTGCGGATAAACAGTCGAGCGTGGCCTATCAGGGCATGGCCATGGTTAGCGTATTAAACGTGGTCTCCCAGACGCAACTGGTGGCGATTGCGCCGCGCTGGCTGGCAGAAGAGTTTTCTGACCCGTTAAACCTGCAAATTTTACCTCTGCCGCTCAAGCTAAATAGCCGTACCTGTTATCTTTCCTGGCATGAAGCGGCGGGTCGGGATAAAGGGCATCAGTGGATGGAAGAGTTGCTGGTTGGCATCTGTCGCCGGTAA
- the leuL gene encoding leu operon leader peptide, translating to MIRTIRFTGLLLLNAFTVRGRLAGEIQR from the coding sequence ATGATTCGCACCATTCGTTTCACCGGTCTACTACTACTAAACGCATTCACTGTGCGCGGTAGACTGGCGGGCGAAATTCAGCGTTGA
- the leuA gene encoding 2-isopropylmalate synthase, with protein sequence MSQQVIIFDTTLRDGEQALQASLSVKEKLQIALALERMGVDVMEVGFPVSSPGDFESVQTIARTIKNSRVCALARCVEKDIDVAAESLKVAEAFRIHTFIATSPMHIATKLRSTLDEVIERAVYMVKRARNYTDDVEFSCEDAGRTPIEDLARVVEAAINAGAKTINIPDTVGYTMPFEFSNIITGLYDRVPNIDKAIISVHTHDDLGLAVGNAIAAVHAGARQVEGAMNGIGERAGNCSLEEVIMAIKVRKDIMDVHTRINHNEIWRTSQTVSQICNMPIPANKAIVGTGAFAHSSGIHQDGVLKNRENYEIMTPESIGLNQVQLNLTSRSGRAAVKHRMEEMGYKDSDYNMDQLYDAFLKLADKKGQVFDYDLEALAFINKQQEEPEHFRLDYFNVQSGSSNIATASVKLACGDEIKAEAANGNGPVDAIYQAINRVTEYDVELVKYDLTAKGHGKDALGQVDIVVTHNGRRFHGVGLATDIVESSAKAMVHVLNNIWRAAEVEKELQRKAQNKENNKETV encoded by the coding sequence ATGAGCCAGCAAGTCATTATTTTCGATACTACTTTACGTGACGGTGAACAGGCATTGCAGGCAAGCCTGAGTGTAAAAGAGAAACTGCAGATCGCGCTGGCTCTCGAACGTATGGGTGTCGACGTGATGGAGGTCGGTTTCCCGGTCTCGTCTCCGGGTGATTTCGAATCCGTCCAGACTATCGCCCGCACCATTAAAAACAGCCGCGTTTGCGCCCTGGCGCGCTGCGTAGAGAAAGACATCGACGTTGCTGCCGAGTCATTGAAAGTGGCCGAAGCGTTCCGTATCCACACCTTTATTGCAACCTCACCTATGCACATCGCCACCAAGCTGCGCAGCACGCTGGATGAAGTGATTGAGCGCGCGGTGTATATGGTGAAACGCGCACGCAACTACACCGATGACGTTGAATTCTCCTGTGAAGATGCGGGCCGTACGCCAATCGAAGACCTGGCGCGCGTCGTGGAAGCCGCCATCAACGCGGGTGCGAAAACCATCAACATCCCTGACACCGTCGGCTACACCATGCCGTTTGAGTTCTCCAACATCATTACCGGACTGTACGACCGCGTACCCAATATTGATAAGGCAATTATCTCCGTCCACACCCACGATGATTTGGGTCTGGCCGTGGGTAATGCCATCGCCGCCGTCCACGCCGGTGCGCGTCAGGTAGAAGGTGCGATGAACGGTATCGGCGAACGCGCGGGCAACTGTTCGCTGGAAGAAGTGATCATGGCGATCAAAGTGCGCAAAGACATCATGGACGTGCATACCCGCATCAATCACAACGAAATCTGGCGCACCAGCCAGACCGTCAGCCAGATTTGCAACATGCCCATTCCGGCTAACAAAGCGATTGTCGGCACTGGCGCCTTCGCGCACTCCTCCGGTATTCACCAGGATGGCGTCCTGAAGAACCGCGAAAACTACGAAATCATGACCCCGGAATCCATCGGCCTGAACCAGGTGCAGCTGAACCTGACCTCCCGTTCCGGTCGCGCGGCGGTTAAACACCGTATGGAAGAGATGGGCTATAAGGACAGCGATTACAACATGGATCAGCTGTACGACGCGTTCCTGAAGCTGGCCGACAAAAAAGGTCAGGTGTTCGACTACGACCTGGAAGCGCTGGCCTTTATTAACAAGCAGCAGGAAGAGCCAGAGCACTTCCGTCTGGATTACTTCAACGTGCAGTCCGGCTCCAGCAACATCGCCACCGCCTCGGTCAAGCTGGCCTGCGGTGATGAAATTAAAGCAGAGGCCGCGAACGGTAACGGCCCTGTCGATGCCATCTACCAGGCGATTAACCGCGTCACCGAGTACGACGTGGAGCTGGTGAAGTATGACCTGACGGCCAAGGGCCACGGCAAAGATGCACTGGGTCAGGTCGACATTGTTGTTACCCACAATGGCCGCCGCTTCCATGGCGTGGGCCTGGCGACCGATATCGTTGAATCCTCCGCGAAAGCGATGGTGCATGTTCTGAACAACATCTGGCGCGCCGCCGAAGTCGAAAAAGAGTTGCAACGCAAAGCTCAGAATAAAGAGAACAACAAGGAAACCGTGTAA
- the leuB gene encoding 3-isopropylmalate dehydrogenase — MSKNYHIAVLPGDGIGPEVMAQALKVLEAVRVRFAMKITTSHYDVGGIAIDNHGTPLPKATVEGCENADAVLFGSVGGPKWEHLPPAEQPERGALLPLRKHFKLFSNLRPAKLYQGLEEFCPLRADIAANGFDILCVRELTGGIYFGQPKGREGSGQHEKAFDTEVYHRFEIERIAHIAFESARKRRHKVTSIDKANVLQSSILWREIVSEVAKQYPDVALSHMYIDNATMQLIKDPSQFDVLLCSNLFGDILSDECAMITGSMGMLPSASLNEEGFGLYEPAGGSAPDIAGKNIANPIAQILSLALLLRYSLDAGDAATAIENAINRALEEGVRTGDLARGTAAVSTDEMGDIIARYVAEGV, encoded by the coding sequence ATGTCGAAGAATTACCATATTGCTGTGTTACCGGGCGACGGTATTGGTCCGGAAGTGATGGCACAGGCGCTGAAAGTACTGGAAGCCGTTCGCGTGCGTTTTGCGATGAAAATCACCACCAGCCACTACGACGTGGGCGGTATTGCGATTGATAACCACGGGACGCCACTGCCGAAAGCGACCGTGGAAGGCTGCGAAAATGCCGATGCCGTGCTGTTTGGTTCCGTCGGTGGCCCAAAATGGGAACACCTGCCGCCAGCAGAGCAGCCAGAGCGCGGCGCGCTGCTGCCGCTGCGTAAACATTTCAAGCTGTTCAGCAACCTGCGTCCGGCGAAGCTGTATCAGGGTCTGGAAGAGTTCTGCCCGCTGCGCGCGGATATCGCCGCCAACGGTTTCGACATTCTCTGCGTGCGTGAACTGACCGGCGGGATCTACTTTGGTCAACCAAAAGGGCGCGAAGGCAGCGGACAACACGAGAAAGCGTTCGACACCGAGGTGTATCACCGTTTCGAAATCGAACGTATCGCTCACATCGCGTTCGAGTCGGCGCGCAAACGCCGCCATAAGGTGACCTCCATTGATAAAGCGAACGTGCTGCAGTCCTCCATTTTGTGGCGCGAGATTGTGAGTGAAGTCGCTAAGCAGTACCCGGACGTTGCGCTGTCGCACATGTACATCGACAACGCGACCATGCAGCTGATTAAGGATCCGTCCCAGTTTGACGTGCTGCTGTGCTCCAACCTGTTCGGCGATATTCTCTCTGACGAGTGCGCGATGATCACCGGCTCCATGGGAATGCTGCCATCTGCAAGCCTGAATGAAGAAGGCTTTGGCCTGTATGAGCCTGCGGGCGGCTCCGCGCCGGATATCGCAGGCAAGAACATTGCCAACCCGATCGCCCAGATCCTCTCTCTGGCCCTGCTGCTGCGCTACAGCCTGGATGCAGGCGATGCGGCAACCGCAATTGAGAACGCCATTAACCGGGCGTTAGAAGAAGGCGTCCGTACCGGCGATTTAGCACGCGGCACGGCGGCAGTCAGTACCGATGAAATGGGCGACATCATTGCCCGCTATGTCGCTGAAGGGGTGTAA